The DNA window ggctagagttgatgcacgtggttgacggagattccatatggcatacaatggaggtattgtgtgcgtatgggatgtggagtcgaatttggaaggagtccaaatttggtacgattggttatgtaaagtttctttcttgtactagagggttttctaaggtgtttaggactcttagtatgagtttagtttgtggctttaggctacctacctcatgtataaatagagggggagcgtgaggcttcccggtatcgctttgagagcaattgagttgatatatagtttagttagggtttcgagtttagtcgagatttttgtaaggagtgctgttgttgcactttgtaaacaaagagagaagcaataaagttgtcatctactttaagagttcttcgatttgtgtttcttcgGGTTCAGGCGGCAGGGAGGCGGTCCGACCAGCGGCGTGCGAGCGgttcgaccggcggcggcgacaggactacgtcgagatttccatcgatttgagggtaacttttatttccgctaaaagtttttgggtttttagttttccctaccattcaccccctctctggtaggcttggtTTCTTATGTTCGATCCTACACCCGTGAAGACCGTCGTCATTGATAATGGCGTGGGCCCtcgaagaagaggaaaagggcGATGGACAAAGGCGCCTCAACCGGCCGGGCGAACGTGCGAAGGTCAACTAGAACCACTGGGTCTTCGCCCGCGGAGTCGGATGCagaagatgaggaagatgacAATGTCGCATCCGAAGCTGATGATTGATGAAGATGAAGGGGAGTTCTGCTTTAGTCTCAAAACCCGAGAGGATGAATCGCAGAGCAGCGAGAGTGTTCTTGGAAGTTGGCCCGTCTTTGCCAGAAGCGCCGTCGGCGTTCACCCCAGGTCAGACAAAGCCAAACAGAGCACATAGCTAGGGTTTAAAATTTCGGATCGAAATTTCAGTTCTTTCGCTGGGTACCGATACACTATGGATTTCGGTCAAATATTTCGGTCACCCGGTCAAAATCCCtcatcaaatctttttttttttggcttctcTCCGATCCCCATCTCTTCCAACGACGCTCTAACTTCCCTAACgaggcgccgcggcggcacaGTATCTCTCCCGAATCCTCGGCGCTGAGTGGGTGAAGCGGTGGTGCGGCTGCACAACAGTCCCCAAAGTCCTCAGTGGTGTGACGGTCTCCGGTGACGGCGAAGTCGAATCGACGTGCAGGTGCGGATGCTCGTTTCCGATCAAGGTGCGGCGCTGCTGAATCATCAGGTGTACAGCAGCGGCGCTCCACCGCCCGTTGGCTTGAACAGCCAGTGGATGTGCTCTCCGGCGCATTGTATCGGCAACAGCTGCGGTCCAAGTTGCAGGGGACCTCGCATCCTCGCTtcatttctattcattctcttgCTGATGCTGCTACTCCATTGTGGTGTACGTCAATTTTCCCCAATTTTGatgtttgaattcaaaatttgtttaaaaatttCGTATGAAATTTTCGCAAAataatttcggaaattttgttCCGATAGATCGAACCCTGCACATAGCTTGCTTGTTTGGCGGAGTCCGTAACCTGGGCAATTTTCTGGCCAAAGAAACAGCCTCGTCCCAGGCGTGCGAAGCCATGGCCTTCACCTCATCAAGTTCGAGCTGGAGGGCTTTGGTCTTCGACTCGGAGTGGTTATAATATTCCACGAGAGACTCGTTTTGAGTCTTGAGCCTCTTGCTTTCGGCCTTCAAGGCCTTCAAGAGAACTTGAAAGAAATTAAACAAGAGACATGAACGAGATAAAAAGAACACCCTCGAACCATAGCGGTGTTGAAGATGATGCGGTGGCGACGGAGCCCTAGGgtcgtctcctccttccccttgagCGTCACCgggatggcggtggtggaggactCAAACGTCAGGACATCGTGGACGGATCTGGCAAAAGGGAGCCCCACCGCCCATGGGAGGGGACGACGCAGCCGTCgtcgccactgccgcctccgTCGGGCAGCCGCTGGCCTCGGGAGACCGCTGCCTCCCTCCCGCTGGAtctggcggagaggagggcgcggcAGCCGCCGTCATTGCcattgccgcctccgccgggcaGCCGCCACTAGAGAGAGGCGAGGGCGAGAGACACGACAAAGGGAAGGGAGAGAGTTGCGGGAGCGAGAGATCATGGGAGTAGTCGAGTAGATAAGGATGCGAGTCATGCGACGTGGGTTGGAGAAGATAAGGGGGCCAGATACGGCGCTCGGCTCGTCGGCTCAGCTCGTTttgtataggtgccggtttttctaaaagaaccgacacctataatatattatagatgtCGGTTCTTTTAGAAAAACTAGAACCTATAATATTGGTACTGGTTTTTAGTAATGAACTGGCGCCTATAGCatcttaaaggtgccggttcttatTTTTTCAGCGCGCCGAGGTGGGAAAAGgctataggtatcggttttaaaggaaccggcacctataaggcTGATTCCTATGAGggttttttttagtagtgtgaaaagtaaaaaaaaagaaaaaaaaggggggaatTGAGAAACGTTGCCAGCGAAGTGCTCAAGAGAatttccacaaaaagaaaaaaggtggGGTGAACTCACCCCAACGAGTAGGCCGTTCACGGCTAAGCAGCCCTCATCGAACCTGTCGAAATCAGTGAATGGGTAGAGGTTGGTGGGGGGCAAACAAGTTGAGTAACTCCCCCGATGAAAGGGATGAGTTCTGTTCGAGTCGCAAAATCCACGGGGATGAATCGTGGAGCAGCAAGAGTGTTCTTGGAAGCCGACGTGTCGATTGCTGGCATTTTCCTGTGCCATTGGCAAAACTGGGACATAATCAGCCCAACTTCCGGGCAGTTGAATGTCTTCTCCGCCCTTCTTTCCCGTGCAGTGGCGGCAGCCTCAGATTCGCTATTGTCCGCCGAACGGTGTGCGTCCGAAGCGGGCACCACTGCTGCAGATCTTGGAGAAGCAGCACGTAAACATCCACCATGGAATATGGAGCTGGCAAAGTAGGGATGCTAGGCGAAGAAGACTCGCTAGCTTCACACCACCCTTGATAGAGATCTTGGCCGGCCGGCTTCATGTGCGAGTTGGAGGTGGCAACAGCTGGCCCCTTCGGCCTAACGCTAGCTGCCGCTCGCCAAGCAATAACGGCAAGGGTTTTTGCCCCATCAAGATCCTGGCAACgaaggagagaggaagcagaGGTGGCCACAGCCGAAGGGGAACGGGGCAGATCCGGGCTTGGAGTATACCCTCGCGAGAGGTCCTCCTCGGCCACCTCGGGGCAAACGGTGTTGTCCCTGTCCATGGCCTCATCATCGTCAGGCACACAACCATTGGGTTTTGTTTCCTGAAAGAAAGAACTAACGTCTCCACCTAAAAAATGACATGCATGctgatttaataataaaaaccaCCTAGCTAGGTTTTAGCTACAAATGCTACAGATACTACTCTATTCGTCCCAAAATAGATTATTCATAGTTAAATGTAACTATATTTTGGTTTGGAATGGATGTATACTTAGCAAAGTgtaaaagaaaaactttagtTATGGATTCTCGTCATTTGCAATTGTTGATTGCATTCATGTTAATAATGACAGGAAGAATTTAAGTCAATTAATAATTTTTGTTAAAAATTTCCTAACATCTTTGTTTGAATAGTAATTTCATCTAAGATTgtaggaattttttttgttttttcgtttATAGATTTAAGGTTATGTGGTGGACTTTTCACGTAGTAGACTGAGAATCCTTGAAATCAAAGTACTATTAAGCGGATACACAGTTAAATTAATTAGTCTAGTGAATAATGGAGAAACCCTTTAGATTAGTTAACTACAAGTGGACCACTCAGGTACGCACAGGAGATATGAAAAACGAGCTAACTAAATTGAAGGAGATCAAGCACAGCAGTATGAGACGCAGTAGATATCTCTGAGTAGACAGGAATGCTTGTGTCGTTGCTTGCTGATTTCTTTTCTGTCGTTGGCTTTTTGACTCGAAGTATGCGAGCGTGTTCAGCAAGGATCCACACAACGGTAGTGAAGTCACCACCACGGGCAAGCTGCTTGGCATGGGAATCCCTTGTACATCGGATGGATAAGTTGATCAGCTGACGCGCCCACTCCCTGACCATAGCATCCATCCTCACTGCGATTGATGAACGATCTTTACCAACTAGTTCCATCAAAAACGGAAACTGCCGGTCAAATTTTTCCTTTAGTTTTTGGGCACGATCATGAATAGAAGGAATTCTCCCTAGCAGAAACTTGGCTAGTAAAGCTCCCTCCGACAGAACATTACTCGTGTCGTAAAGAACGCTCAGAAAACCCTTTTCTGGCTTCGACTCGTCTTTTTTGACGAATTGCCCCTCCTCCCTGTCCATGGCAATCAGGATCTTGGCAAGACGTTTCTCTCTCGTCGTGGAGGAGCTAGTACCTGAGGAAGGATCACTACCTCCTTTCTCCTTCCATATTCCGGCAAGAGCATCGCTGACAGCGTCATACCGGCTGCTGAGGACGAGGCCTGGTAACATGCTGGGTCGCACCGCGACCAGGAACATCATGTAATCCGACAACGCCTTGATCGCCTTCAGCTGCTGTTGTGTGGTCCACTCTGCCGACGATGCTTCAATTTCTAATTGCGCTGACAAGAGAACGATGTCAGTGGCGATGTGCAATATAAGGATGGTCTCTTGTAAATCAGGAGTGAATTTCAGGGCAATGTCCGGTTCCTGATGAGCATGCGTATATTGtaccggtgccgccgccggttgGGGTCCCGCAgcatccaccgccgccatcacctTCACTGGTCGTCGTTGTGGGAAGGGCATCTTCATGACCGTCCAAATAGAGTTGAACAACTCGTCCCTGAAATCTCTTGAATCAATATGATTGCCTCTCATGCGCTGGTATTCGTACTCCATCCAGTTCTCCTCCGGTGCTAACCGCTTGAACATGTCGCTCTTCCAGTTCTTGGTCCTTGCCTCGCTCTCGTGGCGAGTGCACTCGTGCAACAAGTTGTACTGCCCAATGGTTTGTGACCATATCCTGTACCTAGTTGGCTTCTTGTTATTGTCAAGGATCCGAAACAGATTCAGATCAGACACGATGAGGCGACGGATCAGTCGCCATTTCCCTGAGCACAGAAGAGCATGATGAAGCCACGATCGTGGCCTCTTATCCAGGAACGAGTAGAACCATGTCGATGCCACCGCTCGGAGAAGCCATTTGATGTCCAGGATGACCATGCCGGCCAGCAGGACATAGGTGATCACGACGTCGGCCGTCGCCTGACCTTCCTTGCTGTGGAGCCAAAACAGCACGAatgccgccgtcgcggcgatCGGAGAGGCGAAACGGAGGACGTAGCCTTTCCATGAGTGCACCACGGCCGCCTTGGTGTAGATGAGGTCATACATGAGGGAGAGCTCCATGTTGACCACCGTGTACAGCTTCTCATCCCATGTATCTGAGAGAGCTTCTTGTTCGTCCGCATTATTCTGGTCCAGGAAATCGATGAAGGCGTCCTTGGTGATGTCTAGCATGTCATGAGCAGCCAGAAGGATTTGCTCATCATTCGGCTCCCTGCCTCCACGCCTAGCGATCTGGAGGCTGTTTCGTACTGATTTTGTACTGttgttcttcatcttcatcttctttctCGAGCTTTGCATGTTCTTCAGGTTGCCCTGCATCAGCGCTTGGTATGCCCCCTCCCAATACTTGCCGATGGCCATCAACAAGACGACCGAGGAGACCCCGAGCATGGCGTCGCCGCCATTGCTGATGATGAAGGAGACGTTCTTCACCAGGAAAGGGACTGGTGACGCCGATCCAAGCAGCTGATACCACACGCCAGCCTGCTGCCGCCTCGAGAGAACGGTGTCCTCCAAGGAGTAGGCGGTGAAGTTGTCAGGCATGCCGGCGTGCAGCAGCATGAACGCCACCCAGAGCGTCACCTGCTGCTCTTTCTGTGCCGTGCTGCCAACAGACAGCATGCCCAGCACAGTGACCGGAGCCCAACGGGCAAACTGGTTCGCTACCCACAGGATGAACATCCGCACGCCGGTCGGTTGATGGCGGCGGAGTCCGGCGAGCAAGACATGGGCGAGATGAGCAATGTAGCTGAGGATTACCAATCCCCGGATCGACCAAAAAGACTGTACGATGAGCAGGATGGTAATGATCCATCCAGGCATTGCCCCTGCTAATTATAATGCATGTGTTAGTTGAGTGGGAAATTAAAATACACGATGGAAACCATGAAAACTCGAATAAGCCACGACAGAAAGGTTATCTAAAACtacgtggaaaaaaaaatcccacatATAGATAAGATGACGTTCAATAGCAGTGTAAAAAGTTTTATCCAAATTCAATTTCattggtgagaaaaaaaatgacaattttaattttgtaataAATCGACAAGACTATTTTCTGGTTAACAAATTGTTATTTTTAGTCTGACGAAACATCACCAATTTGAATAAGATTTTCTACACGACCATTGATAGTCATCTTATCTACACTACATGTGGGGTTTCATTTGTGTGGTTTATATGAGATTTAAGTTAGATTGAGTTTAAATTCCACCGTATATTTGGCCGAGTTAAGTAGGAAGAAAGTTTAACATAAATAAACTAGATGAATTACAAGCAGCACAACAACCAGACGTACCAGGCGCTGGTTGAAATCGACGGCGTTACTGTTGCCACTGATGGACTATACGCGCGTATACCTGACTGATATATATCTCTATCAAATTTGGAATCTACAACTGCTAGAACAACAGCAAACAAGATATACATTGGTGCCTTGGTGGGTTTAACAATGCTTGTACCCACCCAGGATTTATAAGATCTGGCCATTTCATtagtatatactacctccatcccaaaatgtttgacgccgttgactttttaaaaaatgtttgacggttcatcttattcaaaaaatttaagtaattgttaattctttttctatcatttgatttattgttaaatatacttttatttatacatatagttttacacatttcacaaaagtttttgaataagacgaatggtcaaacatgtttaaaaaagttaacggcgtcaaatatttagggaaggagggagtagtatgttaCTATTATATTGCATGTGCTTTGCATTTCATTAGCCAAATGTGCTACCATGCCAAAAGTGCATCATGATCAACCTTTTTAATAGTTTACTCTATTTCTATGCAAGGATGTACTAGGTATACAACTGCTTTTGCTAGCCACGTAATACAAACAAACTAAAGGGATTAAAGGTGACGCACTGATATATAATTGTTTTGTACAACTACCTCTGAGCACCACATGAGCATCACTAGTTCACTACCATTCCGAGGAATATATGGGGTCCCAGTGTATTCGCTACACAGCTGGATTTGCTAAAACTGATCCTCGTCGACAACCTCCGAATGAATCTAGTTATTAGTTAactaactaggaaggtagcccgcacgATGCGCGGGCATATGTATTAGTTTGTTAAAAACCAGTCTAacaaattaatttcaaattaaAAGTCAGATGTTTTTCATTCGACTTTTTCTTTCACTTAGCCGAGTCAAATgatgtgttgttttttttttcaatttgagTTAGAATCGCGCGTGCTCTCTCTCATGAACAGAACATATACGTGGAGTATGTGCGGCTGAATCTTGGATGGCATCATCAAGCAATGGTGGACGGAATCATCTTGAAGTTTTTAAGTAGGTTAAGATTAAGATTAGATCTAATGattgaaaatattgaaaaagcagtggttagatttttttaatataatttctgtGAATTTTACACGTGATGATAATTACACGTGATTATAATTACATGTCGGTTTAGGGGCATTGGTATGATTGCCACGTGATGATTTTAGGGGCATTTATAGGatctaaatttaatatttgtttaataTGGGGCTTAAAAATTTGATCTTAAACATTTATATTAGAACTTTGAGCTATGTATATGGATCTTgaattatgtatttaattataaatgacACAATAATtcgaaaaattgagaaaaaatgtAACTTGATATTTATGATCATTTAGAAATCTGATTATTAGTTTTTGATAGATTGAGtgtcaacttaaaaaatagcaaTTAGCTTAAGAAATAGGACAAAAGAGGAGAGTTAGGAGGGTGGAGGGAGAACTCAACTACGTAGGTGCGCACCTATGGAGGTGGCGGTGAGGATGCAGGtattagatttttctttttagatgaagatctaatggttaagattaatgggtccatcaatttttaaaagaataatCGCTAAACATTTATTAGagtttttatgattttttattaatctattagctagaaaattaaaagaaggaaggaaggaaagaaagagGGATGTACGTACCGTGAGAGGAGGCCCAGGAGGAAGGGGGCAGTGGAGATaggttttggatttttttttaagatagatctaatggtgtaTAATATTGGGTCCATCGTATTAAGTGAAATTCGAGGGccagatgttttttttcctcataattttttttatttctctaatttattaaagcGTCATGTGACAAGttaggagtgtttataggaagtttaatggactttagCTAAATAataggaaggggaagaggggaggagaacCCTGAGCTTTTCGGAGAGGGAAGGGTCGATCGATTTAAATAAAACCGATGATCATATGCATTTTTCCCCTCAAAaataggttttttttaaaaaaaaattattagatGTGAAATGTGAAGACATAGAGGTGTTGTAATGGACATCTCATAGATGATGATATGATatatgttgtcaaattttataTAACGTTTCATTGCTGTTTAGTTATCACGGAAAGGATATGGATTCAtgtctaaaaatatatttatcatatatcaaGAAAGGCCTATATGGATCAAACTAAAtactgaatatattttaaaatataatcatttagctatctattatttatatataatcaTTTAGACTATATGATGACTGGCCACCAGCTATGCCTGTAACAAAGGAACTCACATCCGTAACTATATCTCAaacggcttttttttttttacccattAGATATGAGATCATTGCAGATGACCTATCGGATGcctatttctatataaaaacatAGTAAATAGAGTGAATATAGGACTTAGTtcattgattaatttaattaaaaaaatacaatcattCAAGCGTATCGTAAAATCAATGTATATATTgtccgtaaaaaaaatattagtgctTGAACGTTGCACAGAACAGCTCGATGCTCCATGCAAGGAAAGATATAACCATTTGCAATAATAAGTTATGGTGCATATCTCATAATAACTACCTtaattagaaaaagaagaaaaaataaagagaaaatgagGGGAGGATAGGCGCATGTACATAGGTAAGAGGGATTttattttgatgtgatgttttaaATTATTGGTGACTATTCTAAAAGAAAATCAacagtttgatatttttttctcatcatttctataatttattagagcgtcacaTGGTGGCTTTAGAGCATTTGTGGGAGTGCCACGtagcggcttaggagcgtttgtaggaagtttaatcgatttttagtatataatagatagatagatttttttttcaatgctaCTACGTAGGTatgctttttttcccctttactTTATCGCTTTTATCACATAAGTCTgtgcttatgtttttttttctcgtccgATGAACAGTAGGTAATTAAgcttcatttttctttcaaatgtaCGTAACGTActgaatactttttttttccttttccggCCCACAGGTGGAAAGCATTACcttttttaaataatacattcaatctaatggtataaaatatagggtccaccaatttaagtgaaaatcgatggtgagaTTAAACAGTGCCATGTGTCAATCTAGGAGTGTTTCtaggagcgccacgtggcggcttaagagcgtttgtaggaagtttaatggacttttagtatataatagatagatagatagattccTTTGAAGCATATTCTCTTGtcaatattaatatattaataaaataatgaaaCAATAATCCCTACTAAAaaaagtcattggtgccggttGAGAAACCCCATAGGTGCCGGATTTCCGAACCGGCACCACAGGCGACACTGATGAGGAGGACTCAAAAGTGCCGGTTCTTAAACCGGCACATGTGAGGTATATGgattgaaataaaaaaacagcTCGGCCCAATTCAAGCCCAGCCGATGCctcaaagacaaaaaaaaaaaaaaaaaaatctaacaaaataaactagtaCACATCAGAGAAACaacaagttcataaaaaaaacaaatattcaCATCAGAGAATCAACAtgtttgaggaggaggagccccgGGTAGTCCGCCgcgtgttgacgaaaaatccaCACTCAACCGAAAATGCTAGATCTATGTTGGCGCGAACTAGCTCGACAACAGCAACAGCCTAGGAGATCTACTTAgtttcagtgcaggtccaaaaattgATGAGATGCAGgcatgccagtcagtttgagAAAAGATATGTGTACACAAcagatcaaatagccgatcggctgacaagccgatggagtagttccagccgatgccgatactagcTGAtatcgatagggttttgagcaatcgattatatatccaatatggataatgatataaagacaatcgattgatgataatgtaataaaacaataatatgatctagtagaaaccaatcgg is part of the Oryza glaberrima chromosome 4, OglaRS2, whole genome shotgun sequence genome and encodes:
- the LOC127770177 gene encoding uncharacterized protein LOC127770177; this encodes MPGWIITILLIVQSFWSIRGLVILSYIAHLAHVLLAGLRRHQPTGVRMFILWVANQFARWAPVTVLGMLSVGSTAQKEQQVTLWVAFMLLHAGMPDNFTAYSLEDTVLSRRQQAGVWYQLLGSASPVPFLVKNVSFIISNGGDAMLGVSSVVLLMAIGKYWEGAYQALMQGNLKNMQSSRKKMKMKNNSTKSVRNSLQIARRGGREPNDEQILLAAHDMLDITKDAFIDFLDQNNADEQEALSDTWDEKLYTVVNMELSLMYDLIYTKAAVVHSWKGYVLRFASPIAATAAFVLFWLHSKEGQATADVVITYVLLAGMVILDIKWLLRAVASTWFYSFLDKRPRSWLHHALLCSGKWRLIRRLIVSDLNLFRILDNNKKPTRYRIWSQTIGQYNLLHECTRHESEARTKNWKSDMFKRLAPEENWMEYEYQRMRGNHIDSRDFRDELFNSIWTVMKMPFPQRRPVKVMAAVDAAGPQPAAAPVQYTHAHQEPDIALKFTPDLQETILILHIATDIVLLSAQLEIEASSAEWTTQQQLKAIKALSDYMMFLVAVRPSMLPGLVLSSRYDAVSDALAGIWKEKGGSDPSSGTSSSTTREKRLAKILIAMDREEGQFVKKDESKPEKGFLSVLYDTSNVLSEGALLAKFLLGRIPSIHDRAQKLKEKFDRQFPFLMELVGKDRSSIAVRMDAMVREWARQLINLSIRCTRDSHAKQLARGGDFTTVVWILAEHARILRVKKPTTEKKSASNDTSIPVYSEISTASHTAVLDLLQFS